The genomic window TGATCCACTTGTCCAGCCCCGCCGCCATGGCCAGGAGCCCGGCGCCGGTGTAGGGCCGGTGCAGCGGCTCCAGGAAGCCCTGGATCTGCCCGTCCTCCCCCCCCGCCCCGTGGATGGCGTTGAAGAACACGTCGGGCAGCTCCGCCATCTCGGCGCCCCTTTCCAGGGGCAGGAACGGATAGGGCCCGCGTTCCGGCAGCTCCCCGGCCGAGAGCCTCGCGAAGGGGTCCCCGTTGAGCACCCACACGCCGTTGCGGGCGATGCCCATGGGTCGCACCTCGAAGCGGTCCGGGTCCAGGTGGGCGGCGATGCTCCGGGCCGACACGATGCTCACCTCGTGTTCCGGGCTTTCCCCGCCGAAAAGGAGACCGATGGAAAGGCGCGCGTTGTTCATCCCACAAGTCTAAACTAGGACCTTCGCCTTCCGCAGGAGTTCCCTTGCGCACTGCCATCTACCCTGGTTCCTTCGACCCCGTCACGTTCGGGCACTGGGATCTGATCCTTCGCGCCGACAAGCTGGTGGACCACCTCATCGTCGCCGTCCTCCACAATCCGGCCAAGAACACCGCCTTCACCGTGGCCGAGCGGGTCGAGTTCCTCAAGGAGCTCATCGGGAAGATGCCCAACGTCGAGGTCACCAGCTTCCACGGCCTGCTGGTGGACTACGCCCGCAAGCGGGACGCCCAGTTCATCGTGCGCGGGGTGCGGGCCTTCTCGGACTTCGAGTACGAGTTCCAGATGGCCCTG from Geothrix sp. 21YS21S-2 includes these protein-coding regions:
- the coaD gene encoding pantetheine-phosphate adenylyltransferase; amino-acid sequence: MRTAIYPGSFDPVTFGHWDLILRADKLVDHLIVAVLHNPAKNTAFTVAERVEFLKELIGKMPNVEVTSFHGLLVDYARKRDAQFIVRGVRAFSDFEYEFQMALMNRKLSANLETVFLMPKEEYSVVSSRMVREVGGMGGDISGLVPEVLVERIAARLKLPG